In one window of Pseudorasbora parva isolate DD20220531a chromosome 7, ASM2467924v1, whole genome shotgun sequence DNA:
- the LOC137082665 gene encoding interferon-induced transmembrane protein 1-like: protein MEPQENWNASDKSKLFQPEPPPYQGHSGYPPPGSFQSTSGYQGQQYGTSGPYSQGPYPGHPAVTVQPAVYLINAPLAYPLPDYLCYSIFTLLCCCFPLGIVALIYSCNTRNANMSGQQQIAEKNSKMALTVNHVALGIGLALLVLYIVLAVVNNDHHQKRP from the exons ATGGAGCCTCAAGAAAACTGGAATGCATCTGATAAATCCAAGTTGTTCCAGCCTGAGCCACCACCATACCAGGGCCATTCTGGATACCCTCCTCCAGGGAGCTTTCAGAGCACCTCTGGGTATCAAGGCCAGCAATACGGAACTTCTGGACCATACAGCCAAGGGCCATATCCAGGACATCCTGCTGTCACTGTGCAGCCAGCAGTTTATTTGATCAACGCTCCACTGGCTTATCCACTGCCAGATTACCTGTGCTATTCCATCTTTACCCTGTTGTGCTGCTGTTTTCCTCTGGGCATTGTTGCTCTTATTTACTCTTGCAAT ACTCGGAATGCCAACATGTCTGGACAACAACAAATAGCAGAGAAAAACTCCAAAATGGCGCTCACTGTTAACCATGTGGCTCTTGGTATTGGCCTTGCCCTCCTCGTGTTGTACATTGTCCTTGCGGTGGTTAACAATGATCATCATCAAAAAAGACCATAA